A stretch of the Mesorhizobium huakuii genome encodes the following:
- a CDS encoding STAS/SEC14 domain-containing protein: protein MNFLQSVPAIRRIETARDDLFAIDVVGHVSAADAENLFGLLEAAYALHQRIDVAVRMVDHDGVDWTDISDETLKQGAAHALDHIGRCAAIGTPDWTPDARHALPAASPIEFRHFKAEDEEEAWEWLGARQVGVREKPSS from the coding sequence GTGAATTTCCTGCAATCCGTGCCGGCGATCCGTCGCATCGAGACTGCTCGCGACGACCTGTTCGCCATCGATGTGGTCGGGCATGTCTCGGCGGCCGATGCGGAAAACCTGTTCGGCCTGCTGGAGGCGGCCTACGCGCTACACCAGCGAATCGACGTGGCCGTGCGCATGGTCGATCACGACGGCGTCGACTGGACCGACATTTCCGACGAAACCCTCAAACAGGGTGCGGCCCACGCACTGGACCATATAGGCCGTTGCGCGGCGATCGGCACACCGGACTGGACGCCGGACGCGCGACACGCCTTGCCTGCGGCGTCGCCCATCGAATTCCGGCATTTCAAGGCCGAGGATGAGGAAGAGGCCTGGGAATGGCTCGGCGCCCGGCAGGTCGGTGTGCGAGAAAAGCCGTCGTCGTAG
- a CDS encoding pyridoxine 5'-phosphate synthase, protein MPAKLSVNLNAIAVLRNRRDLPWPSVTGIGRLALAAGAHGLTVHPRPDERHTRHSDLPEIRALIDDEFPQAEFNIEGYPSEDFLALVEKHQPEQVTLVPDDPAQATSDHGWNFAADAAFLTPIVKRLKKGGFRVSLFSDADPAGMTAARDTGADRIELYTGPYGSYHSDSAKAAKEVERLGKTADAAFAAGLQVNAGHDLTVGNLPALAKRIPALAEVSIGHGLTADALEYGMAGTVGRFLRACGW, encoded by the coding sequence ATGCCCGCAAAGCTTTCCGTCAACCTCAACGCCATCGCCGTGCTGCGCAACCGGCGCGACCTGCCATGGCCCAGCGTCACCGGCATTGGCCGGCTTGCCCTTGCCGCCGGAGCGCATGGGCTGACCGTCCATCCTCGTCCCGACGAACGTCACACAAGGCATTCCGATCTGCCCGAGATCCGAGCGCTGATCGACGATGAGTTCCCGCAGGCGGAATTCAACATCGAGGGCTACCCGAGCGAGGATTTCCTGGCGCTTGTGGAAAAGCATCAGCCCGAACAGGTGACGCTGGTGCCCGATGATCCGGCACAGGCAACCTCCGACCATGGCTGGAACTTCGCAGCCGATGCGGCGTTCCTGACACCGATCGTCAAACGTCTGAAGAAGGGCGGTTTCAGGGTGTCGCTGTTTTCCGATGCCGATCCCGCCGGCATGACGGCCGCACGCGATACCGGCGCCGACCGGATCGAGCTCTATACCGGTCCTTATGGCAGTTACCATTCCGATTCCGCAAAGGCGGCCAAGGAAGTGGAAAGATTGGGGAAAACAGCCGATGCGGCATTTGCCGCCGGCCTCCAGGTCAATGCCGGCCACGATCTGACGGTGGGCAATCTGCCCGCCCTGGCCAAGCGCATTCCGGCATTGGCCGAAGTGTCAATCGGACATGGGTTGACAGCCGACGCGTTGGAGTATGGCATGGCCGGCACGGTGGGCCGGTTCCTCAGAGCCTGCGGCTGGTAG
- a CDS encoding ATP-dependent DNA helicase gives MEFSPQQDEALQAVARWLQAGQPQLFRLFGYAGTGKTTLARYFAEHVDGQVQFAAFTGKAAQVLRSKGAVNARTIHSLIYRPKGEESVEDEVTGKTSMSPTFSLNRQSPISRAKLVVIDECSMVDEQLGRDLMSFGTPILVLGDPGQLPPISGGGFFTDHEPDFLLTEIHRQARDNPILRLALDVREGREFMRGDYGTAQVIGKEDVNQELVLKADQVLVGTNRTRRRYNQRLRELKGFNADYPQAGDKLVCLRNDPAKGLLNGSLWKVMTSSRETIKPGINLLVSPEEDDPDRGVAKIKLLKAAFEDPDADIPWQQKKRFDDFDYGYALTVHKAQGSQWNEIVLFDESWAFKETRQRWLYTAITRAAERLTIVR, from the coding sequence ATGGAATTCTCTCCCCAACAGGACGAGGCGCTGCAAGCGGTCGCCCGCTGGCTGCAGGCCGGCCAGCCGCAGCTGTTTAGGCTTTTCGGCTATGCCGGCACCGGCAAGACGACGCTGGCGCGCTATTTCGCCGAACATGTCGACGGCCAGGTGCAGTTCGCCGCCTTCACCGGCAAGGCCGCGCAGGTGCTGCGTTCCAAGGGGGCGGTCAATGCCCGCACCATCCATTCGCTGATCTACCGGCCCAAGGGCGAGGAATCGGTGGAGGACGAGGTGACCGGCAAGACCTCGATGTCGCCGACCTTTTCGCTCAACCGGCAGAGCCCGATCTCGCGTGCGAAACTGGTTGTCATCGACGAATGCTCGATGGTCGACGAGCAGCTCGGCCGCGATCTGATGAGTTTCGGCACGCCGATCCTGGTGCTGGGCGATCCCGGCCAGTTGCCGCCGATTTCCGGCGGCGGCTTCTTCACCGATCACGAGCCGGATTTCCTGCTCACCGAAATCCACCGGCAGGCGCGCGACAATCCGATCCTGCGGCTGGCGCTCGACGTGCGCGAGGGCCGCGAATTCATGCGCGGCGACTATGGCACGGCGCAGGTGATCGGCAAGGAAGACGTCAACCAGGAGCTGGTGCTGAAGGCCGACCAGGTGCTGGTCGGCACCAACCGCACGCGCCGCCGCTACAATCAGCGACTGCGCGAGCTCAAAGGCTTCAATGCCGACTATCCCCAGGCCGGCGACAAGCTGGTCTGCCTGCGCAACGATCCGGCCAAGGGGCTGCTCAACGGTTCGCTGTGGAAGGTGATGACCTCGTCGCGCGAGACGATCAAGCCAGGCATCAACCTGCTGGTTTCGCCGGAAGAGGACGATCCCGACCGCGGCGTTGCCAAGATCAAGCTGCTCAAGGCGGCGTTCGAGGATCCCGACGCCGATATCCCCTGGCAGCAGAAGAAGCGTTTTGACGATTTCGACTATGGCTATGCGCTGACCGTGCACAAGGCGCAGGGCTCGCAATGGAACGAGATCGTGCTGTTCGACGAAAGCTGGGCCTTCAAGGAAACCCGCCAGCGCTGGCTCTATACCGCGATCACCCGGGCCGCCGAACGGCTGACCATCGTCCGGTAG
- a CDS encoding nitrile hydratase accessory protein — protein MSRPDGTAADLPVGLDAPVFAEPWQAEAFAMTVALHDKGLFSWSEWAQALSAEVKKPGAAADGHDYYEHWLAALESLLASKGLAARPDVDAMAQAWERAAHATPHGKPILLENDPGPTR, from the coding sequence TTGAGCCGGCCTGACGGGACCGCTGCCGATTTGCCCGTGGGCCTCGATGCGCCGGTTTTCGCCGAGCCCTGGCAGGCCGAGGCGTTCGCCATGACGGTGGCGTTGCATGACAAGGGCCTGTTCTCGTGGAGCGAGTGGGCGCAGGCGCTCTCGGCAGAGGTGAAGAAGCCGGGTGCGGCAGCCGACGGTCATGACTATTACGAGCATTGGCTGGCGGCGCTGGAAAGCCTGCTTGCCTCCAAGGGGCTGGCCGCCAGGCCCGATGTCGATGCGATGGCGCAGGCCTGGGAGCGCGCCGCACATGCCACGCCACACGGTAAGCCGATCCTGCTGGAGAACGATCCCGGACCGACCAGATAG
- the nthB gene encoding nitrile hydratase subunit beta — protein MNGPHDLGGQMGFGPVAPEKDEPYFHADWERRALGVTLTAGAMGAWTIDESRHARESLHPADYYSSSYYQIWIKALEVLLKRHGFVSDRDLEAGEAIDAAATPKRVLKAENVPAVLAKGGPCNRPMAEPARFKAGDAVRTKNFNPTTHTRLPRYARGKPGRIEAVRDGFVFPDSNAHGQGENPQWVYTVVFDGTEIWGEGADPTLTVSIDAWESYLEPA, from the coding sequence ATGAACGGGCCGCACGATCTCGGCGGGCAGATGGGCTTCGGCCCAGTTGCGCCCGAAAAGGACGAACCCTATTTCCATGCCGATTGGGAAAGGCGGGCGCTCGGCGTGACGCTGACGGCCGGCGCCATGGGCGCCTGGACCATCGACGAAAGCCGGCATGCGCGGGAATCGCTGCATCCGGCCGACTATTATTCCTCCAGCTACTACCAGATCTGGATCAAGGCGCTGGAGGTGCTGCTCAAGCGCCATGGTTTCGTCAGCGACCGCGATCTCGAGGCGGGTGAGGCGATCGACGCCGCGGCGACCCCGAAACGGGTGCTGAAGGCGGAAAACGTTCCTGCCGTGCTGGCCAAGGGCGGTCCCTGCAACCGGCCGATGGCGGAGCCGGCGCGGTTCAAGGCCGGCGACGCCGTGCGGACGAAGAATTTCAACCCGACCACCCACACCAGGCTGCCGCGCTACGCGCGCGGCAAGCCGGGCAGGATCGAGGCAGTGCGCGATGGCTTCGTCTTTCCCGACAGCAATGCGCATGGGCAAGGCGAAAATCCGCAATGGGTCTATACCGTGGTTTTCGACGGCACGGAGATCTGGGGCGAGGGCGCAGACCCGACATTGACCGTCTCGATCGACGCCTGGGAGAGCTATCTTGAGCCGGCCTGA
- the nthA gene encoding nitrile hydratase subunit alpha, with protein sequence MSHDHDHDNELDPFAARVRALETILTRKGLIDPTAIDVIVDTYETKIGPRNGARVVAKAWSDPAFADWLKRDATAAIESLSYTGRQGEHMQAVFNTGDTHNLVVCTLCSCYPWSVLGLPPVWYKAPPYRSRAVIDPRGVLAEFGLTLPAETKIRVWDSTAELRYLVVPMRPKGTEGWSEDRLAALVSRDAMIGTAVATEPA encoded by the coding sequence ATGTCCCATGATCATGACCACGACAACGAACTCGATCCGTTTGCCGCGCGCGTGCGTGCGCTGGAAACCATCCTGACCCGCAAGGGGCTGATCGATCCAACGGCGATCGACGTCATCGTCGACACTTACGAGACCAAGATCGGCCCGCGCAATGGCGCCAGGGTGGTGGCGAAGGCCTGGAGCGATCCCGCTTTTGCCGATTGGCTCAAGCGCGACGCGACGGCGGCGATCGAATCGCTGAGCTATACCGGCCGCCAGGGCGAGCACATGCAGGCGGTGTTCAATACCGGGGATACGCACAACCTCGTCGTCTGCACTTTGTGCTCCTGCTATCCATGGTCGGTGCTCGGCCTGCCGCCGGTCTGGTACAAAGCGCCGCCCTATCGCTCGCGCGCGGTGATCGATCCGCGCGGCGTGCTCGCGGAATTCGGGCTGACGCTGCCGGCCGAGACCAAGATACGCGTCTGGGACTCGACGGCTGAACTGCGCTATCTCGTCGTGCCGATGCGGCCGAAGGGCACCGAAGGCTGGAGCGAGGATCGGCTGGCCGCTCTGGTGAGCCGCGATGCGATGATCGGCACGGCAGTCGCGACGGAGCCGGCATGA